The following are encoded together in the Panicum virgatum strain AP13 chromosome 6K, P.virgatum_v5, whole genome shotgun sequence genome:
- the LOC120713524 gene encoding uncharacterized protein LOC120713524, with protein sequence MGGVTYQRLLSSGSQRPSHGGGGVRARARAWVLLRWAAVRLGCVARRRYWCGGARARRLAWAGLCGRASAAAPERRGRRSSAAAAAGAGVVVGYDSASYARNFDDGAWKAEEGVSWAGPGGAFPPRASDGDAAAAAGDSLPSSTC encoded by the coding sequence ATGGGAGGAGTAACGTACCAGCGGCTGCTCTCGTCGGGGAGCCAGCGACcgtcccacggcggcggcggcgtgcgggcgcgggcgcgagcgtgggtgctgctgcggtgggcggcggtgcggctgggctgcgtggcgcggcggcggtactggtgcggcggcgcccgcgcgcgGAGGCTGGCGTGGGCGGGGCTCTGCGGGAGGGCCTCGGCCGCCGCACCGGagaggaggggaaggaggagctcggcggcggcggcggccggggccggggtggtggtgggGTACGACTCCGCGAGCTACGCGCGCAACTTCGACGACGGGGCGTGGAAGGCCGAGGAGGGCGTGTCCTGGGCCGGCCCCGGCGGTGCGTTCCCGCCCCGCGCCAGCGACGgcgacgctgccgccgccgccggtgattcACTTCCGAGCTCTACTTGCTAA